From Trichoderma atroviride chromosome 1, complete sequence, one genomic window encodes:
- a CDS encoding uncharacterized protein (EggNog:ENOG41~SECRETED:SignalP(1-20)) gives MILSPAGLVALASCLSTAVAQGSQPVPYKVQTPPLDTEWTYKVGTDPWPEYPRPQLQRDSWQSLNGIWTFQPASPGADAGSPPQGKLQREVLVPSCVESALSGLQTLNVTDMWFATSFKTPKGWNGQNVILNFEAVDYQATVFVNGVKAGNNTGGYFRFGLDITKLLKDGDNSL, from the coding sequence ATGATTCTGTCCCCAGCAGGCCTTGTCGCTCTTGCGAGTTGCCTCAGCACTGCTGTTGCGCAGGGCAGCCAGCCGGTCCCCTACAAAGTCCAGACACCGCCTCTTGATACGGAGTGGACGTACAAAGTCGGCACCGATCCATGGCCAGAATATCCCCGGCCACAGCTTCAGCGCGATAGCTGGCAAAGCCTCAATGGCATCTGGACATTCCAGCCTGCCAGCCCTGGAGCCGACGCGGGCAGTCCTCCCCAAGGCAAGCTCCAGCGCGAGGTGCTCGTGCCGTCATGCGTTGAGAGCGCACTTTCGGGGCTTCAGACGCTAAACGTAACTGATATGTGGTTCGCGACCAGCTTCAAGACACCCAAAGGCTGGAATGGCCAGAATGTCATTCTCAACTTTGAAGCAGTCGACTATCAGGCGACGGTGTTTGTGAATGGTGTCAAGGCCGGGAATAACACTGGAGGATACTTCCGCTTCGGATTAGATATCACCAAGCTCCTCAAAGACGGAGACAACAGCTTGTAA
- a CDS encoding uncharacterized protein (EggNog:ENOG41), which yields MDGTVTVTVHSSGKQGVSAKVSVIGQNGRAVASQSGPSDKEFTFKVKQPKLWSPSSPTLYNLTVTLGDDEVSSYTGFRSITSGKVKGVQRPLLNGQFTFIFGTLDQGFWPDGLYAPPNREAMVYDLKMLKSLGFNAVRKHVSGCAFTHHHAFSTG from the exons ATGGATGGCACAG TCACCGTGACGGTTCACAGCTCAGGCAAGCAGGGTGTCTCGGCCAAGGTGTCAGTCATCGGCCAAAACGGTCGCGCCGTTGCGTCGCAGAGCGGGCCTTCAGACAAGGAGTTTACTTTCAAGGTCAAGCAACCAAAGCTGTGGTCTCCATCGTCTCCAACTCTGTATAACCTGACAGTGACACTGGGTGATGACGAAGTATCCAGCTACACCGGCTTCCGCTCAATCACGAGCGGCAAGGTCAAGGGAGTTCAAAGGCCACTGCTAAACGGGCAATTCACCTTTATCTTTGGCACGCTCGATCAAGGTTTCTGGCCTGACGGACTCTATGCGCCTCCCAAcagagaagccatggtgTATGATCTGAAGATGCTCAAAAGCCTTGGTTTCAACGCCGTCCGAAAGCATGTAAGTGGTTGCGCTTTTACCCATCACCATGCGTTCTCGACTGGATGA
- a CDS encoding uncharacterized protein (EggNog:ENOG41) codes for MTPVALDSRANGAALVITCRLSSKFWFFSLSLPWTHWPSDRITTNTIISLWNVQEAINTINQTYEVNADLTSYNYRASLLFSEFRDQVERYACSGGIWTQTTDVEGEVNGLLTYDRRLLRPNANQWKKDIKSLYTAAAGRR; via the coding sequence ATGACCCCAGTCGCATTGGATTCCAGGGCGAATGGGGCGGCATTGGTCATAACGTGTCGATTGAGCAGTAAGTTTTggttcttctctttgtcccTCCCATGGACCCATTGGCCATCAGATAGAATCACGACTAACACGATAATCAGTCTTTGGAATGTCCAAGAGGCaatcaacaccatcaaccaGACTTATGAAGTCAACGCTGACCTCACTTCCTACAACTATCGGGCCAGCCTCTTGTTCAGCGAGTTCCGCGACCAGGTAGAGCGATATGCTTGTAGCGGCGGCATCTGGACACAGACGACCGATGTCGAAGGCGAAGTCAACGGCTTGCTGACGTACGACCGACGTCTTCTTAGGCCAAACGCGAACCAGTGGAAGAAGGACATTAAGAGTCTGTATAcggcggcagctggaagGCGATGA